The proteins below are encoded in one region of Rhinolophus sinicus isolate RSC01 linkage group LG07, ASM3656204v1, whole genome shotgun sequence:
- the MISP3 gene encoding uncharacterized protein MISP3, protein METPIEREIRRSCEREESLRRSRGLSPGRAGRELVELRVRPVLSLPGPGPALPRALERARAGAQMQRDIEREAHRQAALARPATPEPHVRPPPQPLGELKRFFEAAGGCGASPVAEGGTGPQRLPQPGSRPRSAVQGRCPVLARAPPPMAPSLLEQEVREAQERERELQRQRLSVYGTAEFREPAPSLTAIRGDGKLAVIWPPRRKASENGLEQEERKP, encoded by the exons ATGGAGACGCCCATCGAACGCGAAATCCGCCGGAGCTGCGAACGCGAGGAAAGCCTGCGTCGGAGCCGGGGCCTGAGCCCAGGCCGCGCTGGCCGCGAACTAGTCGAGCTGCGCGTGCGGCCGGTGCTCAGTCTGCCCGGCCCAGGCCCCGCGCTCCCGCGCGCCTTAGAGCGCGCGCGGGCGGGCGCACAGATGCAGCGAGACATCGAGCGGGAGGCCCACCGGCAGGCGGCGCTGGCGCGCCCCGCGACCCCGGAGCCGCACGTTCGGCCGCCGCCGCAGCCGCTGGGCGAGCTCAAGCGCTTCTTCGAGGCCGCGGGCGGGTGCGGCGCCTCGCCGGTGGCGGAGGGCGGCACGGGGCCGCAGCGGCTGCCCCAGCCCGGAAGCCGGCCGCGTTCTGCCGTGCAGGGCCGGTGCCCGGTGCTGGCCCGCGCTCCGCCGCCCATGGCGCCGTCGCTGCTGGAGCAGGAGGTGCGCGAGGCGCAGGAGCGCGAGCGGGAGCTGCAACGCCAGAGGCTCAGCGTCTATGGCACCGCCGAGTTCAGAGAGCCCGCGCCGAGCCTCACGG CGATCAGGGGCGACGGAAAGCTGGCGGTGATCTGGCCTCCCCGCAGAAAAGCCTCGGAGAACGGCCTGGAGCAG GAGGAGCGGAAGCCTTGA